CGACAGACAGACGCCCCGCCTCCTCGTTCGACGGCCGCCGCATCCGGGCCGCCGTCATCGGCGCGGGCGCCATCGCGCGCGGTTCCCACCTGCCCGCACTCGCCGCCCTCGCCGACGAGGGCGAGACGGAGATCGTCGCCGCGGTCGACATCGACGGCGACGCGGTGAAGGCGCTCTGCGCGGACGCGGGCATCCCGCACGCGTACACCGACCTGGACCGCATGCTCGAGGAGCAGCGCCCCGACCTGGTCACCATCTGCACCCCGCCCACCGTGCACCGCGCGCAGACCGTCGCCGCGCTGCGCGCCGGCGCCTGGGTGTGGTGCGAGAAGCCGCCGGTCCCGACGCTCGCCGACTTCGACGCCATCGAGGCGGAGGAGGGCCTGGGCGGCGGACCGTACGCGGCGATCGTCTTCCAGCACCGGTTCGGCTCGGGCGCCCGGCACGTGAAGCGACTGATCGCGGAGGAGGCCATGGGCCGGCCGCTCGTCGCGCACTGCCAGACCACCTGGTACCGCGACACCGCCTACTACGCCGTCCCCTGGCGCGGCCGCTGGCAGACGGAGGGCGGCGGGCCCGCCATGGGACACGGCATCCACCAGATGGATCTGCTCCTCGACCTGATGGGGCCGTGGAGCGAGGTGCGGGCCATGGCCGGGCGCCTGGTGCACGACGTGGAGACGGAGGACGTCTCGACGGCACTGGTGCGCTTCGGGAACGGGGCACTGGCCACCGTCGTCAACAGCGTCCTGAGCCCCGACGAGGTGAGCCGCATCCGCATCGACTGCGAACGCGCCACCGTCGAACTCACCCACCTCTACGGACACAGCAACGCGCACTGGCGCATCACTCCGGCGCCGGGCGTGCCGGAGGAGGACGTGGCGGCCTGGCGGGACTTCGGTGCGGATGTGCCGAGTTCGCACCTCGCGCAGTTGCGGGACCTGGTCGCGAGCATGCGCGCGGGCGAGCGGCCGCGCAGCAGCGGCGCCGACGGGCGCACCAGCCTGGAGCTGATCACCGCCCTCTACAAGTCGGCGTTCACGGACACGACCGTGCATGCCGGGGACATCGGTCCGGGGGACTCGTACTACGACGCCCTGCACGGGGGCGCGCCGGGCTGGGCACCGGTCACGTCCGAGGTCGCCGGGCCGTCGGTGCCCGTCAGCGAGGGGGAGGTGCCGGCATGACCGGTCGCGGGGGTCTGCGCGTCGTCCACACGCACGGCGAGCGCATCACGATCAGCGACGTCACCACGGGCGTCGAGCTGCTGAGTTACGTCTACCGGCCGGAGGCCGCCTGGGAGGCTCCGAAGCCGTATCTGCACCCGCTGCGGACGCTCGCGGGCACCGCGGTCACGGACTACCGGCCCAACGACCACCGCTGGCACAAGGGCCTGCAGATGACGGTCTCGCACCTCTCGGGCCAGAACCTGTGGGGCGGCAACACATACGTTCATGGAGAGGGATATCTCGAACTCCCCGAGCGGGTCGGGTCGATGGCGCACATCGCCTTCGACGAGGTGGCCACGGCGGACGGCCGCGCGGTCATCGCCGAACGCCTCACCTGGCATCCGTACGACGGTGATCTGTGGGCCGAGGAGGAGCGCCGTATCGAGGTGCACGACGTCGATCCGGCCTCGGGTTCCTGGGCGTTGACCTGGACCACCGCCGTCACCAACCGGCGCGAGGAGCCGCTGCGCTTCGGCAGCCCGACCACCGCGGGACGCGAGATGGCGGGTTACACGGGCCTGTTCTGGCGTGGCCCGCGCGCCTTCCGGGACGGGCGGGTCATCGGACCCGACTCCGAGGGTCCCGAGTTGATGGGGCAACAGGCCCCGTGGCTCGCCTACTCGGGCGAGCACGACGGCGCCGACGGCCACGCCACGCTCGTCTTCGTGCATGCCCCCGAGAACGACCACGCCGGGGCGGCGGGCGCCCACCCGGCCCACTGGTTCGTGCGCAACGAACCGTTCGCCGCCGTCGCCCCCTCCCTCGCCTTCTTCGACGAACTGGAACTCGCCCCCGGCGAGACACTCACCCGCCGCTACCGCGTGGTCGTGGCGGAGGGTGCCTGGGAGCGCGAGGAGGTCGCCAAGTACCTGGAGGCGCACCCGTGGTGAGCCCGCGCGCGGGAACGGACGCGCAGGGCGGCGCCGACGCGCGCCCCGGTTTCGCCGGGCTGCCGGGCGCCGTGGCCGTGTCGCACCTGTCCGTCTACGACTGGCCCGCGGCGGACGGCGTCTGCGGGGGAACTCCCCATATGCACCTGACCTGTTCGGAGGCGTACGTCGTCACCGGCGGGCGTGGGGCGGTGCAGACGCTGACCGCCGCCGGGTACGAGGTCACGCCGCTCGCGCCCGGCACGGTCGCCTGGTTCACGCCCGGCACCATCCACCGACTGGTCAACGAGGACGACCTGCGCATCACGGTCCTCATGCAGAACAACGGACTGCCGGAGGCGGGCGACGCCGTGCTCACACTGCCGCCGTGGTATCTGACCGACCCCGAGACGTACGCGAGCGCCACGGTCATCCCGGCGGACGCGCCCGAGGCGGAGCGCGAGCGGATCGCACGCGCCCGGCGCGACCTCGCCCTGGAGGGCTACCGCGCGCTTCGCGAGGCCGAGGGACCCGAGCCGCTCGCCGCGTTCCACCGGGCCGCGGCCGCGCTGGTACGACCCCGGCTCGCCGACTGGCGTGAGCGCTGGCACCGCGGCGCCGAGGCCGCCGCCGCTGCCACCGGCGAGCAGCTCGACCGCCTGGAGCGCGGCGACACATCCCACCTCGCCGACGCCGCCGTACGAGCCGAACAGCCGTCCGCGTACGGCCGGTTCGGGATGTGCGGACGGCTCGACGTCTACGACGGGACCGTCTGACGCCTGTCGGCCATGGGCCCGTTCCCGCTCAGGCGGGGACGGGCCCTGTCGCCGTCCACCCCGGTGACTGCGGGTGGGCCGTCAGGTCGTGGTGTTCGACCTCTTGGCCGCATTCTCGGCAGGTGATCTGCGGGACCAGTTCGTGTCCGCAGATGTGTTCCAGGACCATCGGGCGGAAGTCGCCCTCCTGGAGATGCCGGTCGCCCCAGGCCATCAGCGTGAGCAGCACCGGCTCCAGCTCCAGGCCGGCCCGGGTGGGCCGGTACTCGTAGCGCGTGGGGCGCTCGCTGTACTCGACCTTCTCCAGGATGCCGGCCTCGACAAGCCGTTTCAGACGGGCGGTCAGTACATCGCGCGGGGCGCCGATGTTGCGTACCAGCTGGTCGAAGCGGGTGGCGCCGAGCGTCACCTCGCGCAGCACCAGCAGGGAGTACTTCTCGCCGACGAGGGCGAGCGTGGCGGCGATCGAGCAGGGTCGGGCGTCCTTCATGAGATCAGTCTAGGGGGTGGGTTGGTTGTTCCAACTCGCCATGTTACTCTCGGGTCACTTGGAGGGTTTGAATTCCAAACTTATGAGTTTGCAATCCAAACTCGATCAATCGTTGAACTGGACCTGCACGGACCTGAGAGGCATCCCATGCGTGACGCTGTGATCGTCGAAGCCGTACGCACCCCCATCGGCAAGGGCAAGCCGAACGGCGCCCTCGCCCATGTCCACCCCGTGGAACTCCTCGCCCACACCCTGCGCACCCTCGTCGAGCGCTCCGGCGTCGACCCGGCGCTCATCGACGACGTCATCGGCGGCACCGTCGACCAGGTCGGCGAGCAGGCCATGAACACCACTCGGTACGCCGTGCTGTCGGCGGGCTTCCCCGACACGGTGCCCGCGACCACGGTGGACCGGCAGTGCGGATCCTCCCAGCAGGCCGTGCACTTCGCGGCGCAGGGCGTCCAGTCAGGCGCGTACGACATCGTCGTGGCCTGCGGTGTGGAGTCGATGAGCCGCGTGCCGATGTGGTCGAACGTGCCCGCGGGCAAGGACCCGTTCGGGCCGGGGGTCGCCGAGCGCTACCCGGAGGGCCTGGTGCCGCAGGGCATCAGCGCCGAGCTCATCGCCGCCAAGTGGGGCATCTCCCGCGAGCGGATGGACGCCTTCGCGGTCGGTTCGCACCAGAAGGCGGCCGCGGCCTGGGACAAGGGCCTGTTCGACGCCGAGGTCGCTCCCCTGGAGGGTGTGACGCGCGACGAGAGCGTCCGTCCCGCCAGTACCACCGAGATACTCGCCGGACTCAAGCCCGCCTACTACGACCCGGCCTTCGGCGAGCGGTTCCCGCAGATCGACTGGTCCGTCACGGCGGGCAACGCGAGCCCCACCAACGACGGCGCGTCGGCCGTGCTCATCATGGCGAGCGAGACGGCGGACCGTCTCGGCCTGCGCCCGATCGCCCGGCTGCACAGTTTCGCCGTCACCGGCTCCGACCCCGTGCTCATGCTGACCGGAGTCATCCCGGCCACGGAGAAGGTGCTCCGCAAGGCGGGCCTCACCATCGACGACATCGACCTCTTCGAGGTGAACGAGGCGTTCTCCAGCGTGGTCCTCGCCTGGCAGCAGGAGACCGGCGCCGACCTCGCCAAGGTCAACGTGCACGGCGGCGCGATCGCCATCGGCCACCCGCTCGGCGCCAGCGGCACCCGGCTGACCACCACACTCGTCCACGCCATGCGCGCCCGAGGCGCCCGCTACGCCCTCCAGACGATGTGCGAGGCGGGCGGACTGGCCAACGCGATGGTGCTCGAAGCGGTTTAGGACGCGAAAGGGTTCAGGACGCGAAGCCGGTCGGGGCCGGCAGCGGTTCAGGACGCGTACGGCCGGCTCAGTGGCCGCGCAGGTGGTGGCGCTTCCGCCAGGCCACCACCGCGCCGATCAGGGCCGGCAGCGCGATGAACCCCATCGCGATCAGGAAGGCGGGCGACGTCGGCGCCGAGGCCCGGGCGCCGGCGACGGCGTACGCGGCCGTGTTCGGGATCGAGCCCAGTGCCGTGGCCAGAAGGAACGGCAGCCAGCCCATGCGGGAGACGGCCGCGCAGTAGTTGGCCGCCCAGAAGGGCACGCCCGGGAACAGGCGGGCCACCATCATCGAGCGGAAGCCGTGCCGGCTGAGCTGCCCGTCCGCGGCCTTCAGCCAGCGGCCGCGGAGCAAGGGCCGCAGCGCGTCCTGCCCGAGGATGCGGCCGAGCCCGAAGGCGACGCCCGCCCCGAGCACCGTGCCCGCGAGCGCGGTGCCGAGGCCCGCCTGGGAGCCGAAGAGGGCGCCCGCCGCCAGGTTGAGGAGCGGCCGGGGCACGAACGCGACCGTGCACAGCCCGTACGCCACCGCGAACACCGCGGCGGCCGCGGCGCCGCCGAGCTCGGGTGGCCAGCCGTCGGAGAGCACTCGCTGCGGATGGAACAGCAGCACGCCGGACGCGGCCGCCGCGAGCAGCACCACGAGCAGCGACAGTCTCGACCAGGGCGAGAGCAGGACTCTGGTGCAGCGGGCGGTCAGGCCCGTGGGCGTGGCGAGGGCGAACTCCGCGACGGCGGCGAGCTCCGTGGCGGTGGCCGGGGGGACGGCCGTGGCGGTGCCCCCAGAGCGGGTGGTGGCATCGAGCATCCGGTGACACTAACCGACCAATGTGTGTGGGCGCCGTATGGTTCGTCTCATGGGCGTCACAGCTTCCGGAACGTCGGATGTTCGGTTCGAGGTGCCGGACAGCACCCTCGCGGACACTCTGCTGGAGCGACTCACCGTCACGTACGCCGCGGCGGCCGATCCGCAGCGGGCCGTGTCGATGCGCGCGTACATGAAGGACATCGCGCCCTTCCTCGGCCTGACGACACCCGAGCGCCGTGCCCTGTCGCGCACCGTCGTGGACGGCACGCCCCGCCCCGACGAAGCCGACTGCACGGCGCTCGCGGTGCGCTGCTGGCAGCTGCCCGAGCGCGAGTACCAGTACTTCGCCGTCGACTATCTGCGCCGCCATGTGAAGCGGCTGACGTCCGGGTTCCTCCCGGTGGCACACCATCTCGTCGCCACGGTCTCCTGGTGGGACACCGTCGACCTGCTCGCCTCCCACGTAGTGGGAGGCCTGGTGGCCGCCGATCCCGCCCTGAAGGCCGACATGGACGCGTGGATCGAGGACGACGACCTGTGGGTGGCCCGCACCGCCCTGCTCCACCAGCTGCGCCACAAGGAGGCGACGGACACCGAACGGCTCTTCGCGTACTGCCTGCGGCAGTCCGGACACCCCGACTTCTTCATCCGCAAGGCGGTCGGCTGGTGCCTGCGCGAGTACGCGAAGACGGACCCCGAGGCCGTACGCGCCTTCGTCACCCAGGAGCGGGGGCGCCTCGCGCCTCTGTCGGTGCGCGAGGCCCTCAAGAACATCGGCCCCTGAAGCACCGGAAGAAACCCCCGCAACGCCCGACTCGGCGGCGCGAAAAACCATTCGACGTGGCCAGACGCGTCGGCGATGATCGCCTCATGTTCCGGTACGCCTTCCTCCTCGCAGCATCCGCAGTCGCGGATGCGCCGAAGGCTGCCGTCCCGATCATCGCGGCCGCTGTCGACGGCGCCCGAAGCTGACCCTTCCCGGATCGTCCGGCGGACCCCGCAGGGGGAGGGTCGGCAAGTCCTTGGGGTCCCCGTCCCGGCCGCTCCGCGCCGGGGCCATCACTCAGTCACAGTTCCGCTGACACTGAAGAGGCTTCGAGGTACAGCCATGCCCAAGACGGCTTACGTGCGCACCAAGCCGCACCTGAACATCGGCACCATGGGTCATGTCGACCACGGCAAGACCACCCTGACCGCCGCCATCACCAAGGTCCTCGCCGAGCGCGGCTCCGGCACGTTCGTCCCGTTCGACCGCATCGACCGCGCCCCGGAGGAGGCCGCCCGCGGCATCACCATCAACATCTCGCACGTCGAGTACGAGACCGACACCCGGCACTACGCGCACGTGGACATGCCGGGCCACGCCGACTACGTGAAGAACATGGTCACGGGCGCGGCCCAGCTCGACGGGGCGATCCTCGTCGTCTCCGCGCTCGACGGGATCATGCCGCAGACCGCCGAGCACGTGCTGCTCGCCCGCCAGGTGGGCGTCGACCACATCGTCGTCGCCCTCAACAAGGCCGACGCGGGCGACGAGGAGCTGGCCGACCTCGTCGAGCTGGAGGTCCGTGAGCTGCTCACCGCGCACGGCTACGGGGGCGACTCCGTACCGGTCGTACGGGTCTCGGGGCTCAAGGCGCTGGAGGGCGACCCCCGTTGGACGGCGGCGATCGACGCGCTGCTGGACGCGGTGGACACGTACGTACCGATGCCGGAGCGGTATCTGGACGCGCCGTTCCTGTTGCCGGTCGAGAACGTGCTCACGATCACCGGCCGCGGGACGGTGGTCACGGGTGCCGTCGAGCGCGGCACGATCCGGGTCGGCGACCGCGTCGAAGTGCTCGGCGCCGACGTCGACACGGTCGTCACCGGCCTGGAGACCTTCGGCAAGCCGATGGACGAGGCGCAGGCCGGGGACAACGTGGCGCTGCTGCTGCGCGGCGTGCCCCGCGACGCGGTGCGGCGCGGGCACATCGTCGCGGCGCCCGGCAGTGTCGTGCCGAGCCGCCGGTTCTCCGCGCAGGTCTATGTCCTGTCGACCCGCGAGGGGGGCCGTTCGACACCGGTCTCCACCGGGTACCGGCCGCAGTTCTACATCCGCACGGCGGACGTGGTCGGCGACGTCGACCTCGGCGAGACGGCGGTCGCCCGCCCCGGCGACACCGTCACGATGACGGTGGAGCTCGGCCGCGACGTGCCACTGGAGGCCGGCCTCGGCTTCGCGATCCGCGAGGGCGGGCGCACGGTCGGCGCGGGGACGGTCACGGCCGTCGGCTGACGGCTTGAGGGGGTGTGGGGGACCGCGGGACGGCTGTGGCCGTTCGCGCGGTCCCCCACACCTGTGCGAGGCGACCGGTGTCCCGCCGTACCCCCACAATGGACAGGTGGACGAGCCGATACCCGTGACACGGGCCGTGGATCACGGGACCGCCAAGCTGATGCCGGACGTCGACCGGAAGCGGGCGTGGCTGCTCACGGTCGACGGGGCACCGCAGTCGTACGTCGACCTGGACGCGCCGACACATCTGGAGTTCGAGTACGCGCGGCGGCTCGGGCATGTGCTGGACACCGTCGCCGAGCCGGGGCGGGCGCTGGACGTGCTGCACCTCGGCGGGGGCGCGCTCACGCTGCCCCGCTATGTCGCCGCGACGCGGCCCGGCTCGCGGCAGGACGTCGTCGAGGCCGACCGCGGGCTGCTCGCCCTCGTCACCGAGCACCTGCCCGTGCCGGACGACGCGGGCATCACGCTGCACGCCGCGGACGCCCGTACTTGGCTGGAAGCGGCCCCCGCGGACTGCGCCGACATCCTGATCGCGGACGTCTTCGGCGGCTCACGCGTCCCGGCGCACCTGACCACCGTGGCGTACGCGGCCGCCGCCGAGCGTGCCCTGCGCGCCGATGGTGTCTACCTGGCCAACCTCGCCGACGCCGCGCCCTTCGCCTTCCTGCGCTCCCAACTCGCCACGTTCTCCGCGGTGTTCGAGGAGCTCGCCGTCATCGCCGAACCGGGCGTGCTGCGCGGTCGGCGCTTCGGCAACGCGGTGCTGCTGGCCTCCCACCGCCCGCTCGACACGGCCGTGCTGGCTCGCCGTACGGCCTCCGACGCCTTCCCCGCACGCGTCGAACACGGCGCCGCGCTGCGGGAGTTCATCGGCGCCGCGCAACCCGTGCACGACGTGGACGCGGTCCCCTCACCCGAGCCCCCCGACGGCTCCTTCACCATCGGCTGACCCGCCCCCGGCACCCGTCGGCCCGCCCTCGGCCTCCGGCAGGGAAGTCCGCCCCGTCACCGGCCTGGTCCGGCGCGTCAGATTCCGTACGTCCGGCACGCACAGCACCGCCGCCGTGACCACGACGACCAGCGTGGCGCAGCCCCACAACGAGGCGGTACGGCCGAATGCCTGCTCCGCCGGGCCCGCCAGGGCGAGCGCCAGCGGCGTCATCGCGATCGAGCCGAACCAGTCGTACGCCGAGACGCGCGAGAGCATGTCCTCGGGGATCTCCTGGTGCAGCGCGGTCATCCAGGCAACGCCGAACACCTGGATCGTCAGGCCGCTGACGAACATCACGGCGTACAGCGCGCCGACCGGTACGGGCACCGCGAGGGCTGCGCTCGGCAGGGCGAGCGGGAAGACGCAGAGCGTGCCGGCGAGGAGCATGCGGTGGGGCTTCCAGCGCATCATCAGCAGGGCGCCGCCGACGGTTCCGAGGCCGAACGCGCCGAGGGCCAGACCCCATGGGCCCGGCCCGCCGAGGCTCTCCCGGGCGACCAAGGGGCCGTAGACGGATTCGGCGGCGCCGACGACCGCCACCACGACGGCGAACTGGGCGACGATCGACCACAGCCACGCCCGCCCGACGAACTCCTGCCAGCCGTCACGGAGATCGGCGAGCAGACCGCCGCCAGGTTTGCGCGGCGGTATGTGGCTGACGTCGAGGAAGGAGCGCAGCGCCGCGGCGACGGCGAACATGGCCGCGTCGACGGCGAGCACCCAGCCGGGGCCGATCGCGGCCACCAGCGCGCCGCCGAGGGCCGCGCCGCCCAGGCCCGCGCCCTGCGTCGCCATCCGGAACAGCGCGAAGGCGCGGCTCACCTGCTCGCCTTCGACGGAGGACATCAGCATGCCCTCGGCCGCCGGGTTGAAGAACGCCTGGCCGGTGCCGCCGAGCGCGCTCAGCAGCATCATCTGCCACAGCTGCGCCTCCCCGGTGATGACGAGGGTCGCGAAGGCGGCCTGCGAGAGGCAGTTGAGGGTGTTGGCCGCGACCATCACCCGATGGCGCGGCAGGCGGTCCGCGACGGCGCCGCCGATCAGCAGGAAGAGCACCAGGGGCAGCGTCCGCGCCGCCGCCACCAGTCCGACGTCCCCTCCGTCGCCGCCCGAGTCGAGCACGGCGAACGCCGAGGCGATCAGCGCGCCCTGGCTGCCCAGGTTCGTGGCGATCGCGGCGGCGGTCAGCAGGGTGTAGTTGCGGCCCGCCCAGGAGGGGCGGCGCGAACGTCGGGAGGAGGCGGCGGCTGGGGTCACCGGGTGACTATCGCCGCCGACCGCCCGACTTGCCAAACGATTTGGACGGGATCAGGAACGGGCCGTCCGGATCGGCCGTGCGCTGCTCAGGACTCCTCGCCGTCCCCGTGCAGCCGCACCGTGCTGAGGATCTTCTGGATCGTGGCGTCCGGCACTTCCTCGCTCACACCCTTGGCCCCGTAGAACGTCCAGGACACGAAGTCGCCGTCGCCGTTCTTGAAGGCGAACGTGGTCGCCTTGCCGTCGGTGTCGCACTTGCCCTCCTTGGGGACACCGGACGAGTACGTGGTCACCACGCTGCCCTCGACGCCCGAAGCCGTCTTGTACGCCTTGGGCTTGCCGATGGTGAGCAGCTTCTTCGAGGCGTTCTTCTGGTCCGTGTACCCGCCGAAGACCCACCACGCCGAGTCGTTGCGCGCGATGTCGTTGGTGTTCTTCGCGCCGCTCTGCCCCTTGGTGCCCGCGGCGGCCAGCGCCGAGCTCTCCTTGTGGCCGTCCTTGTCCTCGTCGGACGTGCAGTAGTCCTCCTTGAGGAAGGCGGGCGCGGACATGCCGATGATCGTGGAGGTGTCGTCCTTGTTCTTGTCGTCGAAGCCGATGAAGGTGCCGGACGACAGCACCTCCCAGTCCGCCGGAACGTCGAAGGCCGTGCCCCACTTGGGATTGATCACGACCTTCCAGCCGGCGATCGTCGGCTTGTCCGCGTCGTCTTCGCCGCCTCGCGGGTTGTCGTCACCGCTGGAGCTGGGGCTCGCGGACGTGGAGACCGACGGCTTGGCGGACTTGGACGGGTCGCCGCCCGCCTCCTTGTCCTTGTCGCCGCCCAGGACGAGATAGCCGGTGACGCCGGCCGCGATCACGACGGCCGAGGCCGCCACGATCGCGGTGATCTTCGTCTTGTTGCCGCCTCCACCGCCGTTGCCGCCGCCGGACGCCTGGGGCACCCCGAGGGGCTCCGCCGGAGCCCCCCATTGCGGCTGCTGCCCGTACGCGTTGGGCTGCTGATAGCCCGTCTGCTGGTATCCGGGCTGCTGGTACGGATTCGGCTGCTGGTACCCCGGCTGCTGGTACGGGTTCTGGTCCTGCGGGTTCTGCTCGCCCCCGGGCGGCTGCTGTCCTGGCCACATGGGCAGTAAGACTAGTGCCGCGTGTGACACGTTTCGGTCACTGGTCTTCGTCAGCCATGTACCGGTCAGGAGTCCGACGGAGCGTCATACAGACGTATGGTGCTCAGGATCTTCCGCACAGTCGTGTCCGGTACCTCCTCGGATACACCCTTGGCGCCGAAGAACGACCACGACGCGATGTCGCCCGAGGAGTCCTTGAAGGCGAAGGTGGTGGCCTTCCCGTCGCTGTCACACTTTTGCGTTTTCTTCACACCGGACGACGACGCCGTGGCCAAAGCGCCCTTGATGCCGGACTTCGTCGTGTACGACGTCACAGGGCCGGACTTGACCAGCTTCTTGTCGGGCTGGGTGTACCCGCCGTAGACCCATGTCCGTGCGTCCGTGCCCGCGGCGTCCTCGGGGCTCTTCGCGCTGTCGTTGCCCCGGGTGCCGGCGGCGGCGAGGCTCATGTACTCCTTGTTGCCGTCCTTGTCGTCATCGGAGCCGCACCACTCCTCCTTGAGGATCGCGGGGGCCGCCATGCCGATGAGGGGCGTCTCGTTGGGGTCGTCGTCCTCCGCGAAGTACGTGACCCAGCTGGTCGACTTCAGAGCCCACTCCGCCGGTACGTCGAACGCGATGCCGCGCGCGGGGTTCAGAACGGTCTTCCATCCGGCGACGGTCGGCTTCTGGTCGCCGCCCGTTCCGCGCGGGTTGTCGCTCGGACTCGCCTGCTGGGAGGCGGACTTGGTCGGCCCGGGATCGGCCCCGTCGTCCTTGCCGCCACCGAGTACCGCGTAACCGGTGACGCCCGCGGTGACCAGGACGGCCGCGGCCGCGGCGATCGCGACGATCTTCGTCCGGCGTCCGCGGTCGCTGGACGGCGGCACCGGAGCGCCCGCCGTGACGGTCGGCGCGTTCCACGGTGCGGGCGCCTGTTGTTGGGCGTATGGATTCTGCTGCTGGTATCCCGGCTGCTGGTAGGGATTCGGCTGACCGCCGAGTCCGGAGTTCTGCGGATGCTGCGGGTTCTGCTCGCCCCCGGGCGGCTGCTCTCCTGGCCACATGAGGCGCAACGATACGACGATCACAGCGCGACGCTGGTCAAAGTTTGCTACTCGTGGGTAACATTCGGCGCATGAGCGCAGACCAGATGTCGATCGGCGAGATGCTCGCCGCCACGGTGCCGATGGCCCGGACGCTGAACCTCGAGTTCGTGGAGACCAGCCCGGAGAAGGCCGTGGTGGCACTGCCGGACCAGGGTGACTTCCACAACCATGTCGGCGGCCCGCACGCCGGAGCGATGTTCACGCTGGGGGAGTCGGCCAGCGGCGCGATCGTCCTCGCCGCGTTCGGCGACCAGCTTTCGCGTGCCGTGCCGCTCGCCGTCAGCGCCGAGATCGCCTACAAGAAGCTCGCGATGGGCCCCGTCACGGCCACCGCGACGCTCGGCCGCCCCGCCGCCGAGGTCGTCGCCGAACTCGACGCCGGTGAGCGTCCCGAGTTCCCCGTCGCCATCGCCATCCAGCGCGCGGA
Above is a genomic segment from Streptomyces sp. R21 containing:
- a CDS encoding spermidine synthase, with translation MDEPIPVTRAVDHGTAKLMPDVDRKRAWLLTVDGAPQSYVDLDAPTHLEFEYARRLGHVLDTVAEPGRALDVLHLGGGALTLPRYVAATRPGSRQDVVEADRGLLALVTEHLPVPDDAGITLHAADARTWLEAAPADCADILIADVFGGSRVPAHLTTVAYAAAAERALRADGVYLANLADAAPFAFLRSQLATFSAVFEELAVIAEPGVLRGRRFGNAVLLASHRPLDTAVLARRTASDAFPARVEHGAALREFIGAAQPVHDVDAVPSPEPPDGSFTIG
- a CDS encoding acetyl-CoA C-acyltransferase; translation: MRDAVIVEAVRTPIGKGKPNGALAHVHPVELLAHTLRTLVERSGVDPALIDDVIGGTVDQVGEQAMNTTRYAVLSAGFPDTVPATTVDRQCGSSQQAVHFAAQGVQSGAYDIVVACGVESMSRVPMWSNVPAGKDPFGPGVAERYPEGLVPQGISAELIAAKWGISRERMDAFAVGSHQKAAAAWDKGLFDAEVAPLEGVTRDESVRPASTTEILAGLKPAYYDPAFGERFPQIDWSVTAGNASPTNDGASAVLIMASETADRLGLRPIARLHSFAVTGSDPVLMLTGVIPATEKVLRKAGLTIDDIDLFEVNEAFSSVVLAWQQETGADLAKVNVHGGAIAIGHPLGASGTRLTTTLVHAMRARGARYALQTMCEAGGLANAMVLEAV
- a CDS encoding winged helix-turn-helix transcriptional regulator; the encoded protein is MKDARPCSIAATLALVGEKYSLLVLREVTLGATRFDQLVRNIGAPRDVLTARLKRLVEAGILEKVEYSERPTRYEYRPTRAGLELEPVLLTLMAWGDRHLQEGDFRPMVLEHICGHELVPQITCRECGQEVEHHDLTAHPQSPGWTATGPVPA
- a CDS encoding TVP38/TMEM64 family protein, with translation MLDATTRSGGTATAVPPATATELAAVAEFALATPTGLTARCTRVLLSPWSRLSLLVVLLAAAASGVLLFHPQRVLSDGWPPELGGAAAAAVFAVAYGLCTVAFVPRPLLNLAAGALFGSQAGLGTALAGTVLGAGVAFGLGRILGQDALRPLLRGRWLKAADGQLSRHGFRSMMVARLFPGVPFWAANYCAAVSRMGWLPFLLATALGSIPNTAAYAVAGARASAPTSPAFLIAMGFIALPALIGAVVAWRKRHHLRGH
- the tuf gene encoding elongation factor Tu is translated as MPKTAYVRTKPHLNIGTMGHVDHGKTTLTAAITKVLAERGSGTFVPFDRIDRAPEEAARGITINISHVEYETDTRHYAHVDMPGHADYVKNMVTGAAQLDGAILVVSALDGIMPQTAEHVLLARQVGVDHIVVALNKADAGDEELADLVELEVRELLTAHGYGGDSVPVVRVSGLKALEGDPRWTAAIDALLDAVDTYVPMPERYLDAPFLLPVENVLTITGRGTVVTGAVERGTIRVGDRVEVLGADVDTVVTGLETFGKPMDEAQAGDNVALLLRGVPRDAVRRGHIVAAPGSVVPSRRFSAQVYVLSTREGGRSTPVSTGYRPQFYIRTADVVGDVDLGETAVARPGDTVTMTVELGRDVPLEAGLGFAIREGGRTVGAGTVTAVG
- a CDS encoding cupin domain-containing protein, coding for MSPRAGTDAQGGADARPGFAGLPGAVAVSHLSVYDWPAADGVCGGTPHMHLTCSEAYVVTGGRGAVQTLTAAGYEVTPLAPGTVAWFTPGTIHRLVNEDDLRITVLMQNNGLPEAGDAVLTLPPWYLTDPETYASATVIPADAPEAERERIARARRDLALEGYRALREAEGPEPLAAFHRAAAALVRPRLADWRERWHRGAEAAAAATGEQLDRLERGDTSHLADAAVRAEQPSAYGRFGMCGRLDVYDGTV
- a CDS encoding DNA alkylation repair protein; the encoded protein is MGVTASGTSDVRFEVPDSTLADTLLERLTVTYAAAADPQRAVSMRAYMKDIAPFLGLTTPERRALSRTVVDGTPRPDEADCTALAVRCWQLPEREYQYFAVDYLRRHVKRLTSGFLPVAHHLVATVSWWDTVDLLASHVVGGLVAADPALKADMDAWIEDDDLWVARTALLHQLRHKEATDTERLFAYCLRQSGHPDFFIRKAVGWCLREYAKTDPEAVRAFVTQERGRLAPLSVREALKNIGP
- a CDS encoding PmoA family protein — encoded protein: MTGRGGLRVVHTHGERITISDVTTGVELLSYVYRPEAAWEAPKPYLHPLRTLAGTAVTDYRPNDHRWHKGLQMTVSHLSGQNLWGGNTYVHGEGYLELPERVGSMAHIAFDEVATADGRAVIAERLTWHPYDGDLWAEEERRIEVHDVDPASGSWALTWTTAVTNRREEPLRFGSPTTAGREMAGYTGLFWRGPRAFRDGRVIGPDSEGPELMGQQAPWLAYSGEHDGADGHATLVFVHAPENDHAGAAGAHPAHWFVRNEPFAAVAPSLAFFDELELAPGETLTRRYRVVVAEGAWEREEVAKYLEAHPW
- a CDS encoding Gfo/Idh/MocA family protein, with translation MSTPRNATTPETATDRRPASSFDGRRIRAAVIGAGAIARGSHLPALAALADEGETEIVAAVDIDGDAVKALCADAGIPHAYTDLDRMLEEQRPDLVTICTPPTVHRAQTVAALRAGAWVWCEKPPVPTLADFDAIEAEEGLGGGPYAAIVFQHRFGSGARHVKRLIAEEAMGRPLVAHCQTTWYRDTAYYAVPWRGRWQTEGGGPAMGHGIHQMDLLLDLMGPWSEVRAMAGRLVHDVETEDVSTALVRFGNGALATVVNSVLSPDEVSRIRIDCERATVELTHLYGHSNAHWRITPAPGVPEEDVAAWRDFGADVPSSHLAQLRDLVASMRAGERPRSSGADGRTSLELITALYKSAFTDTTVHAGDIGPGDSYYDALHGGAPGWAPVTSEVAGPSVPVSEGEVPA